A region from the Enoplosus armatus isolate fEnoArm2 chromosome 24, fEnoArm2.hap1, whole genome shotgun sequence genome encodes:
- the LOC139306834 gene encoding glycophorin-C-like isoform X2 translates to MDDFTPPPTEVVTQILTKGIVGAVLLLLICTTAVLLWCLSRHKGSYVTNEMDGDDDDDIDDDESVGSDAALQSREPLKIKEDD, encoded by the exons ATGGACGATTTCACGCCTCCTCCTACTGAGGTTGTGACCCAGATACTGACCAAGG GGATCGTCggtgcagtgctgctgctgctgatctgcACGACAGCGGTGCTGCTGTGGTGTCTGTCCAGACATAAAGGCTCGTACGTCACCAACGAGATGGACggcgacgacgacgacgacatCGATGACGACGAGTCCGTCGGCTCTGACGCGGCGCTCCAGAGCAGGGAACCTCTGAAGATCAAAGAGGACgactga
- the LOC139306834 gene encoding glycophorin-C-like isoform X1, with translation MDDFTPPPTEVVTQILTKVINTDSGAFAALIGGIVGAVLLLLICTTAVLLWCLSRHKGSYVTNEMDGDDDDDIDDDESVGSDAALQSREPLKIKEDD, from the exons ATGGACGATTTCACGCCTCCTCCTACTGAGGTTGTGACCCAGATACTGACCAAGG TCATCAACACAGACAGTGGAGCGTTTGCAGCCTTAATTGGAG GGATCGTCggtgcagtgctgctgctgctgatctgcACGACAGCGGTGCTGCTGTGGTGTCTGTCCAGACATAAAGGCTCGTACGTCACCAACGAGATGGACggcgacgacgacgacgacatCGATGACGACGAGTCCGTCGGCTCTGACGCGGCGCTCCAGAGCAGGGAACCTCTGAAGATCAAAGAGGACgactga